One segment of Candidatus Manganitrophus noduliformans DNA contains the following:
- a CDS encoding HIT family protein, with translation MPKVERSNCGFCKIIRGEVPSHSVFEDEVSFAFLDHRPLFAGHLLLAPKVHYETLVDLPAGLIAPLFGSAQLLARAVEEGMAAEGSFIAINNHVSQSVPHLHIHVVPRRKGDGLKGFFWPRHAYKNNDEIAQVQQTLRAAIDRIRSAGAV, from the coding sequence ATGCCCAAGGTTGAACGTTCGAATTGCGGTTTCTGCAAAATCATCCGGGGGGAGGTCCCGAGCCATTCCGTTTTTGAGGATGAAGTTTCTTTCGCCTTCCTCGATCATCGCCCCCTCTTCGCAGGGCATCTCCTCCTGGCGCCCAAGGTCCATTATGAGACGCTGGTCGATCTTCCGGCCGGTCTGATTGCGCCGCTCTTCGGCAGCGCGCAGTTGCTGGCCCGCGCGGTGGAGGAGGGGATGGCGGCCGAGGGGAGCTTCATTGCGATCAATAACCATGTCAGCCAGAGTGTCCCGCACCTTCACATCCACGTTGTCCCCCGTCGGAAAGGGGATGGTTTGAAGGGATTTTTCTGGCCGCGCCATGCCTACAAGAACAATGATGAGATCGCACAGGTCCAGCAAACCCTCCGCGCGGCGATCGACCGAATCCGATCGGCGGGTGCGGTCTAG
- a CDS encoding ATP-dependent helicase, which translates to MEPSSLLGSEAGTRPLSPKQKAAVEHGEGPLLIIAGAGTGKTLVITRRIAHLISTKKAKPHEILALTFTEKAAKEMEERVDLLVPYGYTGITISTFHAFGDRILREHGLRLGLTPDFRVLSRPEQVIFFRKHLFSLPLKTFRPLGNPTKHIEALLSLFSRAKDEDVGPEAYLAYADRRLTKALATPEDSSLLEEAAFEKELAETYRHYQDLLMEEGCIDFGDQVSMALRLLRENPTVLKKVQSQFRYILVDEFQDTNFAQFQLVRLLSESHHNVTVVGDDDQSIYKFRGAAISNILGFGKMYHDAKRVVLTENYRSVQPILDVAYRLIQQNNPDRLEVQEKIDKRLISQVEDPAPSLLDPPVVHLHYDTLSSEADAVARIIAEEHEAGLDFGDVAILVRGNADADSFLRALNVRGIPYRFTGNRGLYSRPEVRLLIAFMRAVADFHDSSSLYYLATSELYRLPDEILARCNALARRKNQSLYDVFKTIESVGISVSPEAAATLEKLLTDLQASLQRAREVDAGVVLYEFIRRSGLLEQYAERMTTAQEVKIQNVARFFEEIRRFQQLTPTAALHDVVAYLDLLIKAGEDPPAAEADVDASAVSVLTIHKSKGLEFDTVFMVGLVDGKFPSRERSERIELPVELIQEVLPQGDFHIQEERRLFYVGMTRARRRLYLTSARDIGGVRERKVSPFVLEALNLPIQAVPTTKASALEAIARHGAVEQPDLFTRRAPASDEPLYLTHYQIDDYSTCPLKYKYTHILRVPIYQHHAVLYGNAMHQAVAAYLSAKMTDQTISFEEILVVFNRAWRSEGFLSRQHEEQRLAAGRAALQRFYDEQERGGRKPTYIEKEFSFTFEGNRIAGRWDRVDETPEGGVIIDYKTAEVHDQKTADKKAKENPQLTLYAWSYRERFGTLPVRVELHFLDSGFVGTAVRKEKEIEKMQEKIRVVAEGIRKEDFEARPTYIACQYCAYQDICPNTAGAE; encoded by the coding sequence ATGGAACCCTCCTCTCTTCTTGGATCGGAAGCTGGCACCCGTCCTCTCTCGCCGAAGCAGAAAGCGGCGGTGGAACATGGCGAAGGACCGCTCTTGATCATCGCCGGGGCGGGGACGGGAAAGACCCTCGTCATCACCCGCCGGATCGCCCACCTCATCTCGACCAAAAAAGCGAAGCCGCATGAAATCCTGGCGCTCACCTTCACCGAGAAGGCGGCGAAAGAGATGGAGGAGCGGGTCGATCTCCTCGTCCCCTACGGCTATACCGGCATTACCATCTCCACCTTCCATGCCTTCGGCGATCGGATCTTGCGGGAGCATGGCCTGCGGCTGGGGCTTACCCCCGACTTTCGGGTGCTGTCGCGGCCGGAGCAGGTGATCTTCTTCAGGAAACATCTCTTCTCGCTCCCCCTCAAGACCTTTCGGCCCCTCGGCAACCCGACCAAACATATCGAAGCGCTCCTCTCCCTCTTCTCGCGCGCCAAGGATGAAGATGTCGGCCCCGAGGCCTATCTTGCCTATGCCGACCGGCGGTTGACGAAGGCCCTGGCGACTCCCGAAGATTCGAGCCTCTTGGAAGAAGCGGCCTTTGAGAAGGAGCTGGCCGAAACCTACCGGCATTATCAAGATCTTCTGATGGAGGAGGGGTGCATCGACTTCGGCGACCAGGTCTCGATGGCGCTGCGCTTGCTTCGAGAGAACCCGACCGTTCTTAAAAAAGTCCAGTCGCAGTTCCGGTATATCCTGGTCGATGAGTTTCAAGATACCAACTTTGCCCAGTTCCAGCTGGTTCGCCTGCTCTCCGAAAGCCACCACAACGTCACCGTCGTCGGCGATGACGATCAGAGCATCTACAAGTTCCGGGGGGCGGCGATCTCGAATATCCTCGGCTTCGGTAAGATGTATCACGACGCGAAGCGGGTGGTCCTGACCGAGAATTACCGGTCGGTCCAGCCGATCCTTGATGTCGCTTATCGCCTCATCCAGCAGAACAATCCCGACCGCCTGGAGGTTCAGGAGAAGATCGACAAGCGATTAATCTCGCAGGTCGAAGATCCCGCGCCGTCGCTTTTAGACCCGCCGGTGGTCCATCTCCATTACGACACCCTCTCGTCCGAGGCCGATGCGGTGGCGCGGATCATCGCCGAGGAGCACGAAGCCGGCCTCGACTTCGGCGATGTTGCGATCCTCGTCCGGGGGAATGCCGACGCCGATTCGTTTCTCCGAGCGCTGAACGTCCGCGGGATTCCCTATCGGTTCACCGGCAACCGGGGCCTCTACTCGCGGCCGGAAGTCCGGCTGCTGATCGCCTTCATGCGGGCGGTTGCCGACTTCCACGACAGCAGCAGCCTCTACTATCTCGCGACTTCGGAGCTTTACCGCTTGCCGGATGAAATCCTCGCCCGATGCAATGCGTTGGCGCGCCGGAAGAACCAGAGTCTTTATGACGTTTTTAAGACGATTGAATCGGTAGGTATCTCCGTTTCGCCGGAGGCGGCGGCGACCCTCGAGAAGTTGCTGACCGATTTACAGGCCTCGCTCCAGCGGGCGCGGGAGGTCGATGCCGGGGTGGTCCTCTACGAGTTCATCCGCCGCAGCGGCCTGCTGGAGCAGTATGCCGAGCGGATGACGACGGCGCAGGAGGTGAAGATCCAGAACGTCGCCCGTTTCTTCGAAGAGATTCGCCGCTTCCAGCAATTGACCCCGACCGCGGCGCTGCATGACGTGGTCGCCTATCTCGATCTTCTGATCAAGGCCGGGGAAGATCCCCCCGCCGCCGAGGCCGACGTTGACGCATCGGCCGTCTCGGTCCTGACGATCCACAAGTCGAAGGGGCTGGAGTTCGACACCGTCTTCATGGTCGGTCTCGTCGACGGGAAATTCCCGAGCCGGGAGCGGAGCGAGCGGATCGAGCTGCCGGTGGAGCTCATTCAGGAAGTGCTCCCGCAGGGGGATTTCCACATCCAGGAAGAGCGGCGGCTCTTCTATGTCGGGATGACCCGCGCGCGGCGGCGGCTTTATCTGACCAGCGCCCGCGACATCGGCGGGGTGCGCGAGCGGAAGGTGAGCCCCTTCGTGCTGGAAGCGTTGAATCTCCCGATCCAGGCGGTGCCGACGACGAAAGCATCGGCCCTGGAGGCGATCGCCCGGCATGGGGCGGTGGAGCAGCCCGATCTCTTCACGCGCCGCGCTCCGGCTTCGGATGAGCCGCTTTATCTGACTCATTATCAGATCGACGACTATTCCACCTGCCCGCTGAAATACAAATACACGCATATTCTCCGCGTGCCGATCTATCAGCATCATGCCGTCCTTTACGGCAATGCGATGCACCAGGCGGTGGCGGCCTATCTCTCGGCGAAGATGACCGATCAAACCATTTCATTCGAGGAAATCCTCGTCGTGTTCAACCGGGCGTGGCGGAGCGAGGGGTTCTTAAGCCGCCAGCATGAGGAGCAACGTCTTGCTGCCGGCCGCGCGGCGCTCCAGCGGTTTTATGATGAGCAGGAGCGGGGCGGGCGGAAGCCGACCTACATCGAAAAAGAATTTTCGTTCACTTTTGAAGGGAACCGGATTGCGGGGCGGTGGGACCGGGTCGATGAGACCCCAGAAGGCGGGGTGATCATCGACTACAAAACCGCCGAAGTGCACGATCAGAAGACCGCCGATAAGAAAGCCAAAGAGAATCCGCAGCTCACGCTTTATGCCTGGTCGTACCGGGAGCGGTTTGGGACATTGCCGGTGCGGGTGGAGCTGCACTTTCTCGATTCGGGGTTCGTCGGGACGGCGGTGCGGAAAGAGAAAGAGATCGAGAAGATGCAGGAGAAGATCCGCGTCGTCGCGGAGGGGATTCGGAAGGAAGACTTCGAGGCCCGGCCCACCTATATTGCCTGCCAGTATTGCGCCTACCAGGACATCTGCCCGAACACCGCGGGAGCGGAGTAG
- a CDS encoding tyrosine-type recombinase/integrase, which produces MTKVEPITNESVESEAPRKQHPAQTLIDHILQKVSRLQLPAKEYFERYMRHKWRMNHKPRTLGSSYTSVMLFLAFYGGSGKKDLREIERIDLEAFIEHEQDRGIRLSTVRTRLACIIAFLHFLIEQDVLSGAFLKRRIKLKLPDVLPRAINPADVRRLFSVIDDIRDRALFLLLLRTGMRIGEALGLRMTDLDIQDRKIHLFEGEKNSMGRVVYLSDDALFAIKLWLRQRQKSKPFVFYGQGNKGICYSTGRNLFVKYLKRAGLEQKGYTVHCLRHTFASELLNAGMRLECLQQLLGHQDIEVTRRYARLTDKTREQEYFRAMALIEKGGIDGDY; this is translated from the coding sequence ATGACCAAGGTAGAGCCGATCACCAATGAGTCAGTCGAAAGTGAAGCGCCACGTAAGCAGCATCCTGCACAAACCCTGATCGATCACATCCTGCAGAAGGTCTCCCGCCTGCAGCTTCCCGCCAAGGAATACTTCGAGCGCTACATGCGGCACAAGTGGCGCATGAACCACAAGCCGAGGACGCTTGGGAGTTCGTATACGTCCGTCATGCTCTTCCTCGCCTTTTATGGAGGGTCGGGCAAGAAGGATCTCAGGGAGATTGAACGGATTGACCTTGAAGCCTTTATCGAACATGAGCAGGACAGGGGGATCCGCCTCTCCACGGTGCGGACGAGGCTGGCCTGCATTATTGCTTTTTTGCATTTTCTGATCGAGCAGGATGTTCTCTCCGGGGCGTTTCTTAAACGGAGGATCAAGCTGAAGCTCCCCGACGTCCTCCCTCGGGCGATAAACCCTGCCGATGTGAGAAGACTTTTCTCTGTGATTGACGATATCCGGGACCGGGCCCTTTTCCTTCTGCTTTTACGGACGGGCATGCGGATCGGTGAGGCATTGGGACTGAGGATGACCGATCTAGATATTCAAGACAGAAAGATTCATCTCTTCGAGGGAGAGAAGAACAGCATGGGGAGGGTGGTTTACCTGAGCGATGATGCTCTGTTCGCCATAAAACTCTGGCTCAGACAAAGGCAGAAGAGCAAGCCGTTCGTCTTTTATGGTCAGGGCAATAAAGGCATCTGCTACAGTACGGGCCGCAACCTCTTCGTGAAATATCTGAAGAGGGCAGGGCTCGAGCAGAAAGGCTACACGGTGCATTGTCTTCGCCATACATTCGCCTCCGAGCTTCTCAATGCCGGGATGCGTCTGGAATGTCTCCAGCAGCTGCTGGGTCATCAGGATATTGAGGTGACCCGCCGCTATGCCCGGCTCACTGACAAAACTCGTGAACAAGAATACTTCCGGGCCATGGCCTTGATCGAAAAAGGGGGGATTGATGGAGACTACTGA
- a CDS encoding TerC family protein: MWPWILFNLFVLAMLALDLGVFHRKAHVVRLKEALGWSVVWICLALLFNLLIYFWLGQETALQFLAGYVIEKSLSVDNLFVFLLIFSYFSVPSIYQHKILFWGILGALVMRAIFIAAGITLIEKFHWMIYLFGGFLIITGIKMAFQKDKELHPEANPVLRLFRRFVPVTSEYHESRFWVIKEGKRWATPLFVVLLLVETTDVIFAVDSIPAILAVTRDPFIVYTSNVFAILGLRALYFALAGIMQLFHYLHYGLSLILVFVGTKMLISDLYKVPIGIALAVIAGILLISVVASILRPRPEAVPSPPAGQVEEQAGHH; the protein is encoded by the coding sequence ATGTGGCCATGGATTCTTTTCAATCTTTTCGTTCTTGCCATGTTGGCCTTGGACCTCGGTGTGTTTCATCGAAAGGCCCATGTGGTCCGCCTCAAAGAGGCGCTGGGGTGGAGCGTGGTTTGGATCTGCCTGGCGCTCCTCTTCAACCTGCTCATCTATTTCTGGCTCGGTCAGGAGACCGCCCTCCAGTTTTTAGCCGGTTATGTCATTGAAAAGTCGCTGAGCGTCGATAACCTCTTCGTTTTCCTGCTGATCTTTTCCTATTTCTCCGTCCCCTCGATCTACCAGCACAAGATCCTTTTCTGGGGGATCCTCGGCGCCCTCGTCATGCGCGCCATCTTTATCGCCGCGGGGATCACCCTGATTGAAAAGTTCCATTGGATGATTTATCTCTTCGGCGGCTTTCTGATCATCACCGGCATCAAGATGGCCTTCCAGAAGGATAAAGAGCTTCACCCCGAAGCGAATCCGGTCCTCCGGCTCTTCCGTCGGTTTGTTCCGGTCACCAGCGAATATCATGAGAGCCGCTTTTGGGTGATAAAAGAGGGGAAGCGTTGGGCCACCCCCTTATTCGTCGTACTTCTCCTGGTCGAGACGACCGACGTGATCTTCGCCGTCGATTCGATTCCCGCCATCCTGGCGGTCACGCGGGACCCTTTTATCGTCTACACGTCGAACGTCTTCGCCATCTTGGGCCTGCGCGCCCTCTACTTCGCCCTGGCCGGCATCATGCAGCTTTTTCATTATCTTCACTATGGTCTCTCGCTCATCCTTGTTTTTGTCGGGACCAAGATGCTGATCTCAGACCTGTACAAGGTGCCGATCGGCATCGCGCTTGCGGTGATCGCCGGAATCCTCCTCATTTCGGTCGTTGCCTCGATCCTTCGACCCCGGCCGGAAGCGGTTCCCTCTCCCCCGGCGGGGCAGGTCGAGGAGCAGGCCGGCCACCACTGA
- a CDS encoding tyrosine-type recombinase/integrase — translation METTELIHYRRALKRKNYSAHTVKNYINILEHFIRGLTVPLCEVTAKQIDLYTDHLLQKRRTPKTITCHLQTIRLFFDYLINEAGRRMVNPVTRISLRLPKPLPRHLKDAQVGRLFAFITDLRDRAMFMLMLRCGLRVKEVAHLTVDAVDYQRRQIFVFNGKGGKDRIVYMSEDARSALLAYIEKRSSKVKGLFLVQKGPMRGKPLSVRGIQKRIEYYARKSSLDVSCHRLRHTMATQLLNANADLVTIQDLLGHGQITTTQRYCRVANIKVQRDYYKAMEVVLQRTQTQEEDDDDGEETYMRKMNNGKREISN, via the coding sequence ATGGAGACTACTGAGCTGATCCACTACCGCAGGGCCTTGAAGCGGAAAAACTACTCCGCTCATACCGTGAAGAACTACATCAACATCCTCGAACACTTCATCCGAGGGCTCACGGTCCCCCTCTGTGAAGTCACTGCCAAGCAGATCGACCTCTACACGGATCATCTGCTCCAGAAGCGGCGAACACCCAAAACGATCACCTGTCATCTGCAGACGATCCGTCTCTTCTTCGATTATCTCATCAACGAAGCGGGAAGAAGGATGGTGAATCCCGTGACTCGGATCTCGCTGCGCCTGCCAAAGCCCCTGCCCCGGCACCTGAAGGACGCGCAGGTCGGGAGGCTCTTTGCCTTCATCACGGATCTAAGAGACAGGGCCATGTTTATGTTGATGCTCCGCTGCGGTCTTCGGGTCAAAGAGGTTGCTCACCTGACCGTGGATGCGGTAGATTACCAGAGAAGACAGATCTTTGTCTTTAATGGGAAAGGGGGTAAGGACCGGATCGTCTACATGAGTGAAGACGCTCGCTCTGCTCTTTTAGCATACATCGAGAAACGATCATCGAAAGTGAAAGGATTATTTCTCGTGCAGAAGGGACCGATGAGAGGGAAACCCCTATCGGTCCGAGGAATCCAGAAGAGGATCGAATACTATGCGCGGAAAAGCAGTCTGGACGTCTCGTGTCATCGGCTTCGCCACACCATGGCCACGCAGCTTCTCAACGCTAATGCCGATCTTGTTACGATCCAGGACCTCCTGGGGCATGGCCAGATTACCACAACCCAGCGCTACTGCAGGGTAGCGAACATCAAGGTCCAACGAGACTACTACAAGGCCATGGAGGTGGTCCTGCAAAGAACGCAGACCCAAGAAGAAGATGACGACGATGGGGAAGAGACTTATATGCGGAAAATGAATAATGGAAAAAGGGAGATAAGCAACTAA
- a CDS encoding universal stress protein, translating to MTPRRILVATDFSECSKDAIDSAARLAACFSAELFLLHVFEPPFYTLEGREISIHPEVDRWVRELREKESKKLDGEVEAVKRQGVDVRSYFKEGSPLVEILKVAEEVGADLIVLGTHGRTGMDRFVMGSVADRVTRKAPCSVLVVREKRPAGG from the coding sequence ATGACGCCCCGCCGTATTTTGGTGGCAACCGATTTTTCAGAGTGTTCAAAAGACGCGATCGATTCCGCCGCGCGTCTGGCAGCATGTTTCTCGGCAGAGCTCTTCCTGCTTCATGTGTTTGAGCCGCCGTTTTATACGCTGGAAGGAAGGGAGATCAGCATTCATCCGGAGGTCGACCGTTGGGTTCGGGAATTGAGGGAAAAGGAATCGAAAAAACTCGACGGAGAGGTGGAGGCGGTTAAACGCCAGGGAGTTGATGTCCGCTCCTATTTCAAGGAAGGGTCGCCGCTGGTCGAGATCTTGAAGGTCGCGGAGGAGGTTGGAGCCGATCTGATCGTCCTCGGAACCCATGGGCGGACGGGGATGGACCGTTTCGTCATGGGGAGCGTGGCGGATCGGGTGACGCGGAAGGCCCCCTGTTCGGTCCTCGTTGTCCGGGAGAAGCGGCCGGCCGGCGGCTAG